The Bernardetia sp. ABR2-2B DNA window ATTCCTAAACCTACGCCAAAGAATAATTTATCATCATAATTTCCACCATATGAAAAATTCCATTGACTTTGCGCTCCAGAATACTCTATTGTTTCACGTTGTAGAGTTGTCGCATAAGGTACAGGAGAATCATAGGTGTTCATTCCTCCATTATCATCATTACTTTCTTCAGTCAAGTAAGTATTATAAGCAAGTGCCAATAAATCAGTTGCTCCACCTGATGCTGGATAAATTTGACTCCAAGGAATTCCATTAGATTGATCTATAAAATAATCTATAATAGAGTTTTGAGAATTTGTTCCTTCATAACTAGTACGTCTGTGAAAGCTATTTAATCGACTATATGAAATAGAAAATGCTCCTCCCTTGTAGCCTGATGAATTATTGGAAGGCAAAACAAATGCTCCTCCAAGTTGGGCAAAGTTAAAATTGAGTTTTGCATCTTCTGTTGGTGTATTTTGAGAACCCAAATTATAAGTAGCATCAGAACCTAAGAAAGAAAGTGAGGGCGAAAATGTAATTTCTGAACGCTGCAAATATCCAAGACCAGCAGGATTAACAGAAGCCGAGCTAATATCTCCACCAATAGCTGTTGCTGCACCACCAATGCCTTGAATACGAGCATTTGCCCCCATGGTAGGAATAGTTTGGGCAAAACGATTAGCATCGATATAATATCCAAAAGCACCTTGTGCTACTGGATTAGTTTGAGCAGAAGCAAAGTCGGAATAAAAAAAAGTAGTTGCTAAAGTAACTATTCCTATAATTTTTCTTATTGAAAATTCATTTAATTGTATGAGTTTTATAGTTTTCATTATATAAGTTAGTTTTTAGTAAAAATCAAGAGTTAAAAAATGTCTAGAAAATGATTAGAATAAAAATCATTTGTCTAAGTAGTTTAAAAAGTAGATGCAAAAAACACTCAAAAGGTCGCATCTGTTTCTCATAAATAACTAACTGATAGAGTTAAAAATAGTTAAGTATGATTTTTGATTTAACAACTAGGCATAAAAAAACCACTAGAAAAATTAATTCTTAGTGGTTTTTTGATTTATTAAATTCTAATATGATAGAATAAAACGTAAGTTACTTATTATTAATAACCAGGGTTTTGTTCTAAGACACCTGGGTTTGCATCTCTTTCACGTTCAGGAATAGGTAGAATGATTTTAGGATCATTAAAATCGATTACACTTGGTGCACCACCTAAGTTTGTATTCTCAATTCTAGTTACTCCTAATCCATTACGTGTAAGGTCAAACAAACGATGTCCTTCAAATGCAAGTTCTCTTCTTCTTTCTTCAAGAACTTCATCTACTGTAATAGATCCTAAAGCATCTGCTCCTCTAGCTGAACGAATTGAATTTACATCTGCCAATGCTGCACTAAGATTTCCTAGTTTAGCCTGTGCTTCTGCTCTATTCAATAATACTTCGGCATAGCGAATGACTCGTGGACTAGATAGACCAGATATTGCATTTTCACCACCAAACTTAAAATTATAGTCATCTCCATCATCAGGTCTGATAAAACCCAAACGGACATCACCTGCTGAATAAACATCAATTAAGTCATTTGTAGGGCGGATATCGCCATAACCACTAGGAATGAAAATATCACCTAAGTTGTCAGCTCCTCTGTTCTCATCAGCAGCAAATCTTAAAGTAAAGATTTCTTCAGAAGAACCAGAAGCAGCCCATGAATCTACGTAAGCTTGTCCTTGAAGCAGATCAAATCCATCTACTTGGTTAGCAGCATCAATTGCTTGTTGGTTATCTCCTTTGTAAAGATATACTCTTGATAAAAGTGCATAAGCAGCTTGGTCAGAGATACGGAAAGGAGTAGAGTATGACATCAATGGAGCAGCTTCTTCCAAGTCTGCAATGACTTGTGCATAAACTTCTGCTACAGTAGCACGTCCGTTAAATTCATCCTCAGCCCCTAAGACTACAGGTACTCCTAAGTTAGCGCCATTGCCGTCCGTATAAGGACGACCAATGAGACGTACCAAGTTAAAATGAGATAGTGCACGACCAAATAAAGCTTCTCCTTTAATAGAGTTACGTAATGCTTCATTTTCTGCTCCACTTGCCTCCAAATTATCTATGTTGGCTAAGATATTATTAGCAGCTTTGATAGTCTGATAAGCTCTAGTGTATAGATCACGAATAGTACCTGTTTGGGCTACTACATTATAAGAGTAATAATCTACGTAACGTCCAGAGTTTGCGCTAGTAATAAGTGTATTATCAGCCATTAAATCTGGAATTACTATAATATCACGTCCATAGTAATTTAGTGTCTGCATACGATCATACATACCTAGGATTGCAGCATTTGCTGCATCTAAAGAACTAAATACTTGATCATCATTTAGCGACTGTTCTGGCTCTACATTCAGAAAGTCATCGCAGCTAGTTGTAGCAAGAAGTGTTGCTGCTAATGCGGCCGCTGTTATATATTTTCTTATAGTCATTTTTTATTAAATTTTATTTGTTTTTAGACAAATTTTTATAATAGATATATCTATAAGATATATCTATTATAAAATATTTTGAAGTAATTACAGAGTGATATCCAGTCCAAATGTAAGTGCTTTTCCATTTGGATAACGGAAGAACTCTGTTCCAACTTCACTTGCTTCAGGATCAAATCCTGTATAATTAGTAGCAGTCCAAAGGTTAGTACCTTGTACATATACTCTTACTCCAGCTAATTTAGCCTTAGAAAGCACACTTGTAGGAAGTGTATATCCTAAAGTAACATTTCTCAAACGAACATAAGATGCGTCTTCTAAGTAACGAGTAGAAGCTTGATTTGCATTTAAGTTACCACCTATTAATGCTTGTGGACGACTTGCAATATCTCCTGGTTGTCTCCAACGATCTTCAATAGTAGCTGCACTTTGATTCAAGGCGTAGAATGCACCATCAGAATCTGTGATACGACGAGTATCATTATATAGACTATTTCCTTGTACTACATAAAGTAATGCTGAGAAATCAATACCTTTATAAGATACTGAATTGATGAAACTACCATACCATTTAGGCTGTGCATTTCCAACAATTCTACGATTTGCGTCACCATAACTAGAAGTAAGTGTACCTTCTTCAGTAAGCCAAGTAGGAGCTCCTGTTTCAGGGTCTGCACCTTGATAATCTCTTAAATAGAATGAACGAACTGGCTCTCCTTCTCTAAGTACTTGTGTACCTTGAACGATATCAACTCCACCTGGAAGTTCAACTACTTCATTTTTGTTTGAAGTAAATAAGAAAGTGCTTGTCCAAGAAAATCCATCTCTACCACCTACGATATTACGAGTAACAACCTGTACTTCTACACCTGTATTACGGATTTTACCGATATTATCATTACGAGTAGTAAAACCTGTTGTAGAAGGAACTGGAACTTCAAATAATAAATCTACTGATTCACGACTATAATAATCAATTGAACCGTTGATTCTCTCCTTTAAGATTCCAAAGTCTAATCCAACATCAAACTGAGAAGTTCTTTCCCATTTCAAGTTAGGATTAGCAATTTGTGAAGGAACCGCAGCTGGTTGTCCATTGTATGCAGCTGAAAAGCTGTATAAACCTAAACTAGGAAAGTTATTGTTTGGAGAATCTTGCGTAGAGAAGTTTGCATTACCAGAAATACCATAACCTGCACGAAGCTTAAGAAGATTGATAATTTCTACATCTTGTAAGAAAGATTCATCTTTCACACTCCATGATCCACCAACAGCCCAAAAAGTAGCAGATTGATTATTTGCACCAAATCTTGAAGAACCATCTCTACGAACACTTGCAGTAAGACGGTATTTACCCATATAAGAGTAATTCGCATTAGCAAAAACAGAAGCAAAGTTATTATCACTACTTGCTCCAAAAGTAGATTCAGGAACAGCTGCAGAGTTAAGTGTCAATAACAGTCCATTTGCAAAGCCAGTACCTCCAGTACCAAAAGAATTATTTTTGTTAGATTGTGTTTCACCACCTACCAAAACATCAAATGTGTGTACTTCATTGAAAGTACGGTTGTATCTCAAAACAGCTTGACTTGTAAGTGTAAAGTTCTCTGTTATACCTTGTGTAATACGTCCTCTAACACCACCGTCAGGGTCTCTAAGACCACCATCACTAGTAGTAAGGTCAGTAATAGATTTCTCAGAAAGATTAATCCAGTCTATACCTACTTTAGCATCTAAAGAAAGACCTTTAATGATTTTATAACTTGCATTTAAATTACCAAGAGTACGGAATGTTCCACTATTTCTTTTATTTAAAGCCGTAGTACGAACAAAATTATCTTGAATAAAAGTGGCATAACCAACTCCATTGACAAGCTCTCCAGTAACAGGGTCACGAGGCGAATCATAAGGAGCATTTAAATAAGCACCTAATAATGGACTATTGAATTGATTACCTGGCGAAGCACTTCTTCTATCAGTATAAGAAACATTCAATTGAGTACCAAAAGAAAACTTGTCATTCGCTTTATGATTGATATTAACACGACCAGAATAACGGTCAAAATCACTTCCTATCAAAATACCTTGCTGTTCAAAGTAAGAACCTGAAACAAAAAATGTAGTTTTTTCATTTCCACCAGAAGCAGATAAGTCATGGCTCTGAGTAATACCTGTTCGGAATGCCTCATCTACCCAATTTGTATTTGTATTTCTAGCATCATTAGGAAACTGTGCATCTATTACGCTTTGAGGAAAGCCTGAGTTTTCAAGTGCTTCAGTATAATAATCCAAATACTGGTCTGTTGAAAGGTTTTCATAACCATTGAAGTTTGGAGTAGTAGTTCCATACTGAGAACTTAACTTAAATTTTGTTTTTCCACCTTTACCTGCTTTAGTAGTAACTAAGATTACACCGTTTGCACCACGAGAACCATAAAGAGCAACTGCAACAGCATCTTTTAATACTGTAATATTCTCTATATCATTAGGATTGATATTGGATAATGGATCTTGAATCAGAGATGTCTCTGTACCACCGTCATTTGTATAAATAGCAGAAAGGTCTGGAGAATCCTGAACAATCACACCATCAATTACGTAAAGTGGACTACGGTTTGCACCAACAGACCCTGTACCACGCACTCTAATTTGAGCAACAGCACCAGGTTGTCCTACACTACTTGTAGTTTGAGCACCCGCTACACGACCTTGAATAAGCTGATTTACATCAGTCAAGGGTACTTGAGCAATCTCTTCACCCTCTACTACAG harbors:
- a CDS encoding TonB-dependent receptor; this encodes MKRKLLLSMMLMFLLVSSAWAQRTITGTVTSADGALPGATVQIKGTTQGTQTDMEGRYSISVPEGTETLVYRFVGYKVVEETIGNRTVIDVTMADGALETVFVTGYTGNKTREELVSAISVVEGEEIAQVPLTDVNQLIQGRVAGAQTTSSVGQPGAVAQIRVRGTGSVGANRSPLYVIDGVIVQDSPDLSAIYTNDGGTETSLIQDPLSNINPNDIENITVLKDAVAVALYGSRGANGVILVTTKAGKGGKTKFKLSSQYGTTTPNFNGYENLSTDQYLDYYTEALENSGFPQSVIDAQFPNDARNTNTNWVDEAFRTGITQSHDLSASGGNEKTTFFVSGSYFEQQGILIGSDFDRYSGRVNINHKANDKFSFGTQLNVSYTDRRSASPGNQFNSPLLGAYLNAPYDSPRDPVTGELVNGVGYATFIQDNFVRTTALNKRNSGTFRTLGNLNASYKIIKGLSLDAKVGIDWINLSEKSITDLTTSDGGLRDPDGGVRGRITQGITENFTLTSQAVLRYNRTFNEVHTFDVLVGGETQSNKNNSFGTGGTGFANGLLLTLNSAAVPESTFGASSDNNFASVFANANYSYMGKYRLTASVRRDGSSRFGANNQSATFWAVGGSWSVKDESFLQDVEIINLLKLRAGYGISGNANFSTQDSPNNNFPSLGLYSFSAAYNGQPAAVPSQIANPNLKWERTSQFDVGLDFGILKERINGSIDYYSRESVDLLFEVPVPSTTGFTTRNDNIGKIRNTGVEVQVVTRNIVGGRDGFSWTSTFLFTSNKNEVVELPGGVDIVQGTQVLREGEPVRSFYLRDYQGADPETGAPTWLTEEGTLTSSYGDANRRIVGNAQPKWYGSFINSVSYKGIDFSALLYVVQGNSLYNDTRRITDSDGAFYALNQSAATIEDRWRQPGDIASRPQALIGGNLNANQASTRYLEDASYVRLRNVTLGYTLPTSVLSKAKLAGVRVYVQGTNLWTATNYTGFDPEASEVGTEFFRYPNGKALTFGLDITL
- a CDS encoding RagB/SusD family nutrient uptake outer membrane protein, with translation MTIRKYITAAALAATLLATTSCDDFLNVEPEQSLNDDQVFSSLDAANAAILGMYDRMQTLNYYGRDIIVIPDLMADNTLITSANSGRYVDYYSYNVVAQTGTIRDLYTRAYQTIKAANNILANIDNLEASGAENEALRNSIKGEALFGRALSHFNLVRLIGRPYTDGNGANLGVPVVLGAEDEFNGRATVAEVYAQVIADLEEAAPLMSYSTPFRISDQAAYALLSRVYLYKGDNQQAIDAANQVDGFDLLQGQAYVDSWAASGSSEEIFTLRFAADENRGADNLGDIFIPSGYGDIRPTNDLIDVYSAGDVRLGFIRPDDGDDYNFKFGGENAISGLSSPRVIRYAEVLLNRAEAQAKLGNLSAALADVNSIRSARGADALGSITVDEVLEERRRELAFEGHRLFDLTRNGLGVTRIENTNLGGAPSVIDFNDPKIILPIPERERDANPGVLEQNPGY